Below is a genomic region from Actinomyces weissii.
GGTGGCTCTTGGTGCTGCTGGTGGTGCGGCGTACCTGGTGCTGCGTGGTGAGCCGGTCAAGAACGTGACCCTGTCCTTCACCTCACCGCGGGAGGGATTCTCCGAGCAGTGGTTCAATGGCTCCAAGCAGATCTGGTCCCTGGATGCTGACAGTGCTGCTGAGGAGGCGGACAACATTTGGGTGGACTCGGTCGGCGACTGGTTGATCCGTGAGTACACCACGCCGCCGGGCGGGGAGTCCAGGTGGGTCAAAGAGCGTAAGGAGAACCCGGAGGTGGCGGCGCCGCCGAGCTCGCAGTACACGACCTCAGTGGAGGTGTACTCCACCAAGTCCGGGCAGCCTGAGCTGCAGTGGCGTAACACCTTCCCGGGTGAGGCTGCCGATATTGCGGTGTGGCGGAGCCAGCTGCTGATCGGTAACCAGCTGATCGACCTGGACACGCAGAAGGTCAAGACCGCTCCTTGGTCGCTGGACGCTGCCTCCTTCGTGACAGGGCAGGGCATCCTTGTGTGTGAGCAGAACAGTTGTGCCATGTGGAAGGACCTGGACGTGAAGGTCTGGGAGCAGACCATGCCTATAGAGGGGCAGGTAGTGCTAAACAAGTACAACCAGGTGGGTGACTATGTCGTCATATGGAACGGCAGCATCGGTGACGCCAGGACGGCTGTCCTCGACCTGGTCACCGGGGAGGCCCAGGTGGCGCGTGACGCCGAGTGGGACGCTGAGGGGTACGGCGCGAGCCCCTATCCGTGGCCGAAGCCGCTAGCAGACGGCTGGTACACCGCCCAGAACTACGTCAAGCGCGTGGACAATGAGATCAAGGACTTCGTGCACTACTGCTTCTATGACGTTGACGGCAGCCTGCTCGAGAGCTTTGACGTCTTGGAGGACAACGACTTCCGGGTGTATCCGTGGTCGCCTACGGACTTCACCCGGGAGCAGGCCAGGAAGTGGCTGCGGGACGGCGACACCACCTGGGCCGCTGGCACGGTCTCGATCTCGCCTACGGACACCGAGTGCCGGTCGGTCACCGTGGGAGGGCGGGACATCGACCTTGGTGAGAAGAACACCTTCGTCCAGAAGAACAAGGACGGCAAGTGCAAGCCCGTTGGCCGTCTGGTGGCCCTGAACATCTCAGGTAGCGGCCCGGTGGTGGCGCTCCGGTACTCCGACCCCAATACGGGAGGGTTCATCATGACGGACATAAGGAACGGGCGTACTGCGGAGAAGGTGGAGATTGGCAGCTACATCAGGCACACCATGCACGACCAGACCATGCTGGTCGTGGCCAAGAAGGGAAAGGTGACCGCCTACAGGCCCGCTTAATCGCAGTGCCGGGCTGGGGCTGTCCAGGTGCTCAGGGCCAGGTGCAGGAGGCAGAGCAGATGATCCCCGTCAGCGGCCCCCCGCACCCGCACCCAGGTGCCGCACCACCCACTCCACGCCCAGCTCCGCCGCCTTCTCCAGCGCCAGCTCAGGGGAGTCCTCCTGCACCTGCACCAGCCTGGAACCCTCCGGCAGGTGCTGGAAGCCCTCCGCAGCCGCCTGAGCGGTGTCAGGGAACTCGTTGGACAGGGCCCCGTGCAGCAGCAGCACCGGCCACGGCAGGCCCGCCAGCACCCGCTCCGGCTCCTGCATGGACACGTCCCCCAAGGTCTCCTTGCTCAGCACGTCCCACTCGCGCCCGTTGGGGTTGTCATCCGGCACGCGCGTCAAGCCGTGCCGGTCAAGCTCGTCCAGCTGCTCAGGGGAGAAGACCTCCTCCCACAGGATCGACTGCGGCCCCACGATCGTGCCCACCGCCACCACGGTGCGCACCGCCGCGGGCTGTGCCAGCAGCGCTGCCGTCGCCCCAAAACCGTTCGCGTGCAGCGCCTGGTTGGCCAGGCCCCGCTCCGCCAGCCAGCCACTGACCGCCCGCAGGTCCTCCACCTCCCCGGCCAAGGTGATGACGTCGTCGTCGGAGTCCCCCAGGCCGGAGAAGTCGAAGGCCAAGGTCGCCAGGCCCGCCGCCCGGTAAGCCTCCGCCACGAAGTCCAGGCGCCCGGACAGGCCGTGGCGGTCGGTCAGGAAGTCGTGCGCCAGGATCACCACTCCCAGGTCCTTGGGTGCGTCCTGGCCGGTACGCTGCACCGCCTCCAGGTCCTCCAGGTCCACGGCGGCCAGGGCCCCAGCTCCTTCCGGCAGCTCTAGGGTGGCGGCAAGGCTTATGCCACGCGGTGTGTCGATACGGACTTCAGGCATGTAATCCAAACTAAAGCAGTTCACCCCGCAGGCTCCACTGAGACGTTGCGCTTGCAGCGTGACCCCTGGCTTGCGCAGTCGGCGGCGGACAGGCTTCCACGACGGCGACGGCGCCCCCGCGGCCCTGCTCGTCCAGGCTCCAGCGGGCAGCCTGTGCCTCTGGAGGACCTAGCGGGACCTGCACGCACACCACCCTGCGTGAGAACCTGGCCGGGGCCCGCCTCCAGCAGCCCCGCCCGCCGTCCAGGACCCCGGACCCGCAGCCAGACCGAGAAAGCAGGACCATGACCGTCCCCAGCACCCCCACCCCCGCGGCCGCTCCGGCACCCGCCACTGGTTCTGCTACCGCTGCCGCGTCCGCCGCGGCTCCTGCCTCCGCGCCTGCCGCAGGCTCCCAGCCTGTCGTCACCACCGACCAGCGGCTGCCCGCGGCCACCATCCTGGGCTACCCCTGCGCGGGTCCCGGCCGCGAGCTGGAGCGCGCCCTGGAGTCCTACTGGCAGGGGGCCCTGGATGAGGCCGGGCTGCGCCAGCAGGCCGCCCGGCTGCGCCAGGCCACCCGCGCCCACCTGCGCGACCTAGGCCTGCACGGGGCCGGTGTCCCCGCTGACTTCACCTACGGCGACCAGCTGCTGCAGGTCACCTGCGCCTTCGGGGCTCTGCCCCGGCGCTTCGCCGGGCTGCGCGGCACCGCCGCCGCAGGCCACCCCGGCACCAGCCTGCTCGGCCTCCTCACCGCCGCCCGCGGCCAGGGGGAGCAGGCCGCCCTGCAGGTGACCACCTGGCCGGATGCTGGTGGCCGCTACTCGGTTCCGGAGCTCTCGCCAGAGACCCTGATCGACTACGTGCCCGGCTTCGGGGCCGTGGACCCCACCGACGGGCCCGTCGCCCAGGTGCTGGAGGCGGCGGCTGGCGGCGAGGAGCCGCCGCGCCCCGTCGTCGTCGGCCCGGTCACCTACCTGCTGCTGGCCCAGGCTGCCGACGGCGCCGCCGCAGGCTTCCGCCCCCTGGACCGGCTGGACGGGCTCCTGCACGCCTACGGCCACCTCCTGGCCGACCTGTGGGCCGCCGGAGCCTCCTGGGCGCAGCTCGACGAGCCCGCCCTGGTCGACGGCGCCTGGGACCTGCCCCGCACCCAGGTGCTGGACGTGGCGCACCGCGCCTACACCTGGCTGGCCGCCATAACCGAGCGCCCGCAGCTGCTGGTGGCCGCTGGCCCCGGCCCCCTGGGGGAGGCCCTGCCGGTCCTGGCCCGCACCGAGGTGGAGGCACTCGCCCTAGACCTGGTGGCTGGCCCGCCCCCGCAGCCGGAGGACCTGGCCCGGCTGGGCGGACGCACCCTGGTGGCCGGGGTAGTCAGCGGCCGCAGCGCCTCACGCAGCGACCTGGCCGCCGCCCTGGGCACCCTGCAGGCCCTGCGCGCCCAGCTGCCCGGCGAGGCCCGGCTCGTCGTCGCCACCGCCAGCTCGCTACAGCACCCGCCCCACGAGCGCTCTGGCGACGCCGGGGCAGCCCAGGACCTGCGCTCCTGGCTGGCCGCAGCCGACCAGAAGGTCCAGGAGGTCCAGGCCCTGGCTACCGCCCTGGAGCAGGACCGTGGCCTCATCTGACCACCGGCTGCACCTGGACGCCCGTCCGAGGCGCCCCCAGCGCTCAGCGCTTGACGGCGTGCACCAGGGAGGAGATGCAGCGCACCGCCTCCTCGTCCGTCTCCTGGGGCACGTCATGGCTCAGGCCCGGCAGGGAGCAGCGCAGGTGCACCTCGTCGGCGCTGGTGGCGGCTAGCACCTGGTCCACGTTGGCGGCGCGCACGCCCCCGGCCACGATCACGGTGGGGCCGACCCCCTGGTGGGAGAGCTCCACCAGGCGGGCCAGGGCGGGAGCGCCCTTCAGGGCGTCCCCGGCGGCGTCCCGCCCGCCCGAGGTCAGCACCCGGTTCACGCCCAGGCCCCGCAGGCTGCGGTAGGCGGCCTCCAGGTCCGCGAGCTCGTCAATCGCCTTGTGGAAGGTCACCGGGGCGCCCCCGGCGGTGGCGGCCAGCAGCCGGACCAGGCCGCGGTCCACCTCACCGGTCCTGGTGAGCGCGCCGACCACGAAGCCCACCTCGACGGCGGGCGGCAGGGCCCGTCCGGCGGCAGAGGTGGGCACCGGGCGGGTGAAGTCCTCCAGCTCGTCGGCCAGGCTCGCGATGCGGCGCACGTCAGCGACCATGGCGCGGCGCTCGTCGGAGTCGTACACGAAGCTGCCGCCGCGCGGACGGATCATGACCTGCAGGCCGAAGGGGGCGGCGTCAGGATTGCTGGGCCAGCCGGGCCCCATAGCCTGACGGCGGTCCGCCACCTGCTCGGCGGCAGCCAGGATGGCGGCCTCCACCGCCCCTACCGACGGCGTGGTGCCGCCTACCGCCAGGTTGTCGCACAGCTCGGCGCGGTCAGCCCCGGCGCGGGCGGCGGCCCGCACCCCGGCCACCGACTCCAGGCATATCTCTACGCTCACACGGGTGCTGGTGGGGCGCTGGTAAGGGCGGGGGACGACGTTGTCTCGGCGGGGCCACGATGCCCCGGCCACTGGCATGGCACACATGGGGCAAGTCAATCATGACCCGAACCACTAGTCGGTAATCCTGTTGGCTAGTTCTTGGTGAGAAAGGTGGCTGGGCCGGGAGGACGGGGCCGGGGGCGGACTGAGACGGGGGCGGACGGTTTTGCAGACATGTAGTCAGTTCGCTACTATTCCCGGACACACAGGTTAGGCATACCTTCCTAGTTGTGTGGGAGCAGCGCACACGCAGACAGACCGAGGTGAGATGAGCACGCAGGCACCGTCCCGCCCAGACCAGCCGGACCCCAAGCCCCCAGTCGGCACCCCCGCCGGAAGGACCGCGAACGCCGCCTCCTTCACCCTGGGCGTCCTCAGCTCCCTGGCCCAGGCCTGGACCCTCATAAGCGTCGGCCGCGCCCTAGGCGCCCTGGCTCCCACCCTCACCGGTGCGGGCACCACCCCCGGCCCCGTAGGGACCTACCTGGTACAGGCCCTGGTCGCCGCCCTGCTGGCCGCCCTCACCCAGGTGGGGGTAGAGACCGTCTCCCGCGCCTCCGCCACCAGCGAGGAGGCCCACCTGCGCCGTCGGGTCCTCAGCCACCTGCTGGACCTGGGGCCCGCGCGCGCCACCCACCTGCGCTCCGGCTCCACCGTCTCCCTGCTCACCGACGGCGCCGAGCGCGTGGCCCTCTACCGCCAGACCTTCCTGGCCCCCACCCTCGCCTCCGTGCTCGCCCCCGCCTTCGTGCTGGTGCTGCTGGCTGTGGCCGTCGACCCGCTGCCCTCCCTGGTGCTCGGGGCCGCCGTGGTGCTGGTGCCCGCCTTCATCACCTTCTTCCACAAGCACTCCCGCCGCTCCTCCGCCCGCTCCCGCCGCCAGCGAGCGCGCCTGGCCGGGGCCTACCTCGACGCCATACAGGGCCTGACCACCCTCACCCTGGCCCGCGCCGCCCACCGTACCGCCGTCGACCTGCGGCAGGCCGGTGAGGACAACCGCCGCGCCGTCATGGGGCTGCTGGCCGGGAACCAGCGCGTCATCTTCCTGACCGACTCCCTGTTCTCCCTGTTCTTCGTCACCGCCGCCGCCACGCTGGCCCTGGCCCGCCTGGCCGCCGGGGCGATCGACCTGGGCGGGGCGCTGGCCCTGGTGCTCACCTCCTTCGTGCTGCTTGAGCCCCTGGATCGGGTGGGGGCCTTCTTCTACGTGGGCATGGGAGGGATGGCCAACCAGCGGGCGATCCGCCAGGTGCTGGCCACCCAGCGCCCCCAAGGCGACCCCGAGACCGCCCCGGACAGGCAGCCTGCGGCCACCAGCGGCGGGCCCGGCGACGGCGTCGGCAGCCCCGCCCCCGCGGCCGAGACCGCGGAGCACCCCCTGAGACTGCAGCAGGTGACCGCCGCCTGGGAGGAGGGCCGCCCCGTGCTCAGCGGCGTCAGCCTGCAGCTGGAACCCGGCCAGAAGGTAGCGCTGGTGGGCCCCTCCGGCGCGGGCAAGTCCACCCTCATGTCCCTGGTGGGCGGCGACCTGCTGCCCGCCGCCGGCAGCGTCCACGTGGCCGGCACCCCCCTGACCGCCGCCACCCAGGACGCCGTCAGGGCCGCCAGCGCCCTGGTGGCCCAGAGCACCTGGCTGTTCTGCGGGAGCATCGCCGACAACCTGCGAGTCGCCAACCCCCAGGCCACCACCGAGCAGCTGTGGCAGGCGCTCGCGGACGCCAACCTGGCCGAGGAGGTCCGCCTCATGCCCGAGGGGCTGGACACCGTGGTGGGCGAGATGGGTATGGGGCTGTCCGGCGGGCAGGCCCAGCGCGTCTCCCTGGCCCGCGCCTTCCTGGCCGACCGGCCCCTGCTGCTGCTGGACGAGCCCACCAGCCAGGTGGACCTGGCCGGGGAGGCCCAGATCCTCCAGGCCCTAGAACGCCTCTCCCAAGGGCGCACCGTGCTCACCGTCTCCCACCGCCAAGGCGCGGTCGACGGCGCGGACCGGGTGCTGCGGGTAGCGGACGGACGAGTCGAGGAGGTGGCCTGAGCCATGCGGAACCCTGCCAGCACCGCGAGCCCTGCCAGCACTGCCAGCCCCGTTAGCCCTGCCAGCACTACCGTTAGCCCTGCCAGCGCTACCGTTAGCCCTGCCAGCACCGACGGCGTCGTTGGTCCGGACAGCCCTGCCCCCACCCGGCGTGAGCTGATCTCCTGGCTCCTGCGGGTGACCCGCCCGGTCCTGCCCCCGCTGGCCGCCTCCACCCTGTGCCGTATCGCCGACCTGCTGGCGGGCGTGGGCCTGTTCGCCCTAGGGGCCTACGCCGCCGTCGCCACCGCCAGCGCCCTGGCCAGCGGCACCCCCGCCCCCTCCCTGCGGCAGGTGGTGGTGACCATGGTGGGGCTCAGCCTGGCCAAGGCCCTGCTGCGCTACGGCGAGCAGTTCCTGGGGCACTTCGTGGCCTTCAAGGCCCTGGAGCTGTTGCGCGCCGAGATCTTCCAGGCGCTCATCCCGCGCGCCCCCAAGGTCATGGCCACCTCCCGCTCCGGCGACCTGCTGGCCCGTGCCACCAAGGACGTGGACCGGATCGAGGTGTTCTTCGCCCACACCTTCGCCCCCATGGTCTCCGCCGTCGTGGTGCCCAGCGTGGTGCTGGTCGCCGTGGGGCTGGGCACCTCCTGGACCGTGGCCGGGGCTGCCCTGCCCTTCCTGCTGCTGGCCCTCCTGGTGGCGCCGCTGGCAGGCTGGGGCGCCGCCCTGGGCTCCTCCCGCGCCACCGCCGCGGCCCGCGCCGAGCTCACCAGCCACGTCACTGACACGATCCAGGGCATGAGCGAGGTCGTCGGCTACGGCCGCACCGCCGAGCGCCTGGCGGCCACCGCCCAGCTCGACGACGCCGTCGCCGCCGCCTTCCGTCCCGCCAGCCTGGCCGCCTCCCTGCGGCGTGGGGCTATCGCCCTGCTGGTGCTGGCCGGGCCGGTAGCGATGCTGGCTGCCGGGGCCCCCGCCGTCACCGCAGGGACGGTCTCTCTGGCCCCGCTGGCCGCCGCCG
It encodes:
- a CDS encoding alpha/beta fold hydrolase, with amino-acid sequence MPEVRIDTPRGISLAATLELPEGAGALAAVDLEDLEAVQRTGQDAPKDLGVVILAHDFLTDRHGLSGRLDFVAEAYRAAGLATLAFDFSGLGDSDDDVITLAGEVEDLRAVSGWLAERGLANQALHANGFGATAALLAQPAAVRTVVAVGTIVGPQSILWEEVFSPEQLDELDRHGLTRVPDDNPNGREWDVLSKETLGDVSMQEPERVLAGLPWPVLLLHGALSNEFPDTAQAAAEGFQHLPEGSRLVQVQEDSPELALEKAAELGVEWVVRHLGAGAGGR
- a CDS encoding ABC transporter ATP-binding protein/permease; this encodes MSTQAPSRPDQPDPKPPVGTPAGRTANAASFTLGVLSSLAQAWTLISVGRALGALAPTLTGAGTTPGPVGTYLVQALVAALLAALTQVGVETVSRASATSEEAHLRRRVLSHLLDLGPARATHLRSGSTVSLLTDGAERVALYRQTFLAPTLASVLAPAFVLVLLAVAVDPLPSLVLGAAVVLVPAFITFFHKHSRRSSARSRRQRARLAGAYLDAIQGLTTLTLARAAHRTAVDLRQAGEDNRRAVMGLLAGNQRVIFLTDSLFSLFFVTAAATLALARLAAGAIDLGGALALVLTSFVLLEPLDRVGAFFYVGMGGMANQRAIRQVLATQRPQGDPETAPDRQPAATSGGPGDGVGSPAPAAETAEHPLRLQQVTAAWEEGRPVLSGVSLQLEPGQKVALVGPSGAGKSTLMSLVGGDLLPAAGSVHVAGTPLTAATQDAVRAASALVAQSTWLFCGSIADNLRVANPQATTEQLWQALADANLAEEVRLMPEGLDTVVGEMGMGLSGGQAQRVSLARAFLADRPLLLLDEPTSQVDLAGEAQILQALERLSQGRTVLTVSHRQGAVDGADRVLRVADGRVEEVA
- a CDS encoding amino acid ABC transporter ATP-binding/permease protein, producing MRNPASTASPASTASPVSPASTTVSPASATVSPASTDGVVGPDSPAPTRRELISWLLRVTRPVLPPLAASTLCRIADLLAGVGLFALGAYAAVATASALASGTPAPSLRQVVVTMVGLSLAKALLRYGEQFLGHFVAFKALELLRAEIFQALIPRAPKVMATSRSGDLLARATKDVDRIEVFFAHTFAPMVSAVVVPSVVLVAVGLGTSWTVAGAALPFLLLALLVAPLAGWGAALGSSRATAAARAELTSHVTDTIQGMSEVVGYGRTAERLAATAQLDDAVAAAFRPASLAASLRRGAIALLVLAGPVAMLAAGAPAVTAGTVSLAPLAAAVAAVVRLTECVRGVEEFASYLNNSFASAERVYAVVHGPVEVVDGRTELPARAAPSVQDRDGGLAEGGRLAEGGRQAGPELSWEEVTYSYPGTSAQALRGVSLRAQGGRWTSLVGVSGSGKTTLAQLALRFDDPSSGTVRVGGYDLRGLTADSLRREVHLVSQRAHLFRASIAQNLRLAAPQATDEELEAACRTAGIHDDVMAMEQGYQTTVGERGASLSGGQRQRLALARGLLAEPSVLVLDEFTSHLDPALEARVREGVQQWARQRAVTVLEITHRLRWIERADHVVVLDAGAVVQEGEPAGLLAVDGPLRRLAAREGLEAEALV
- a CDS encoding copper homeostasis protein CutC, whose translation is MSVEICLESVAGVRAAARAGADRAELCDNLAVGGTTPSVGAVEAAILAAAEQVADRRQAMGPGWPSNPDAAPFGLQVMIRPRGGSFVYDSDERRAMVADVRRIASLADELEDFTRPVPTSAAGRALPPAVEVGFVVGALTRTGEVDRGLVRLLAATAGGAPVTFHKAIDELADLEAAYRSLRGLGVNRVLTSGGRDAAGDALKGAPALARLVELSHQGVGPTVIVAGGVRAANVDQVLAATSADEVHLRCSLPGLSHDVPQETDEEAVRCISSLVHAVKR